A stretch of the Eretmochelys imbricata isolate rEreImb1 chromosome 15, rEreImb1.hap1, whole genome shotgun sequence genome encodes the following:
- the PLBD2 gene encoding putative phospholipase B-like 2 codes for MAMAMAMAMAMSARRCPRLPLALLLLLLLLGLLPPARPLSGPETRRSSVLLDPASGQLRIVPGWDPAAVAWANLTDRIQDTGWSFLELATSEKYNDSLQAYAAGLAEATVSEQLIYMHWMNTMVGYCGPFKYQTVYCEKLKSYIETNLAWMEEQMEKGDLEYWYQVRLALLQLKGLEDGYNGRVAFPTGRFSVTPFGFLLFQLGGDLEDLESALNRTERKHTLGSGSCSALIKLLPGNQELLVSHDTWNTYQSMLRIIKKYMLPFRTSAHSDDMISGHIQTFSSYPGTIFSGDDFYILSSGLVTLETTIGNSNAALWKYIHPEGSVLEWLRNIVANRLARSGAEWAAIFQQFNSGTYNNQWMIVDYNTFLPGKAGLQQGVLTVLEQIPGLVVVADKTEELYQKGYWASYNVPYFEQIFNASGQLELVKKYGDWFTYDKSPRAQIFRRNQTLVQDIDSMIQLMRFNDFLKDPLSRCQGCDPPQNAENAIAARSDLNPANGTYPFAALRQRSHGGTDMKITSYAMAKGYSLIAACGPTWDDVPPFQWSTSPYSNLLHMGHPDLWKFPPIKIWWD; via the exons atGGCAATGGCAATGGCAATGGCAATGGCAATGAGCGCCCGCCgctgcccccgcctgcccctggccctgctgctgctcctgctcctcctggGCCTCCTGCCGCCCGCCCGGCCGCTCTCCGGGCCCGAGACGCGCCGCAGCTCGGTGCTGCTGGACCCCGCCTCGGGCCAGCTGCGGATCGTGCCGGGCTGGGACCCCGCCGCCGTCGCCTGGGCCAACCTCACCGACCGGATCCAAGACACGGG GTGGTCCTTCCTGGAGTTGGCCACCAGCGAGAAGTACAATGACAGCCTGCAGGCCTATGCTGCAGGACTGGCCGAAGCCACTGTGTCTGAGCAG CTCATCTACATGCACTGGATGAACACCATGGTGGGCTATTGCGGCCCCTTTAAATACCAGACTGTCTACTGCGAGAAGCTGAAGAGCTACATTGAGACCAACCTGGCCTGGATGGAGGAGCAAATGGAGAAAGGAGATCTGGAGTACTGGTACCAG GTGCGTCTGGCTCTGCTGCAGCTCAAGGGCCTGGAGGATGGTTATAACGGGCGAGTGGCTTTCCCAACTGGACGGTTCTCAGTCACCCCGTTTGGCTTCCT cttgtTCCAGCTGGGTGGGGACCTGGAGGACCTGGAATCAGCCTTGAACAGAACGGAAAGGAAGCACACACTGGGCTCAGGGTCTTGCTCCGCGCTCATCAAACTGCTGCCGGGGAACCAGGAGCTCTTGGTCTCCCATGACACCTGGAACACTTACCAGTCCATGCTGCGAATCATCAAGAAATACATGCTGCCCTTCCGGACCTCAGCCCACA GTGACGACATGATCTCGGGGCACATCCAGACGTTCTCATCCTATCCCGGCACCATCTTCTCAGGAGACGACTTCTACATCTTGAGCAGTGGCTTG GTGACTTTGGAAACCACCATTGGGAACAGCAATGCTGCCTTGTGGAAGTACATCCATCCGGAAGGGAGTGTCCTGGAGTGGCTGAGAAATATAGTGGCAAACCGGCTAGCCAGGAGTGGGGCCGAGTGGGCTGCCATCTTCCAGCAGTTCAATAGTGGCAC GTACAACAACCAGTGGATGATTGTAGATTATAACACCTTCCTGCCAGGCAAAGctggcctccagcagggggtgctcacGGTGCTGGAGCAGATCCC ggggcTGGTGGTCGTGGCTGACAAAACAGAGGAGCTGTACCAGAAGGGGTACTGGGCCAGTTACAATGTGCC gTACTTTGAGCAGATCTTCAATGCCAGTGGCCAGCTGGAGCTGGTGAAGAAATACGGCGACTGGTTCACCTACGACAAAAGCCCCCGGGCCCAGATCTTCAGGCGCAATCAGACGCTCGTCCAAGACATAGACTCCATGATCCAGCTCATGAG GTTCAACGACTTCCTGAAGGACCCACTGTCCCGGTGCCAGGGCTGCGACCCGCCCCAGAACGCCGAAAACGCCATCGCCGCCAGGTCCGATCTGAACCCTGCCAACGGGACCTACCCCTTTGCCGCACTGCGCCAGCGGTCGCACGGAGGCACGGATATGAAG ATCACATCCTATGCGATGGCCAAGGGCTACAGCCTGATAGCCGCCTGCGGGCCCACCTGGGATGATGTCCCCCCTTTTCAGTGGAGCACCTCTCCCTACAGCAACCTGCTTCACATGGGGCACCCCGACCTCTGGAAGTTCCCCCCTATCAAGATCTGGTGGGACTGA
- the LOC144275640 gene encoding L-serine dehydratase/L-threonine deaminase-like: MTSVRSLHVNTPLRDSVPLSKVAGTNVYLKLDNAQPTGSFKIRGIGHLCKTWAERGCERFVCSSGGNAGLAAAYSARKLGIPATILVPTSTPAFTIERLKDEGATVCIVGEMLDETIEQAKELVKNNPGWVYVPPFDDPLIWEGHTSIVKELKEHLDSKPGALALSVGGGGMLCGVVQGLREVGWEDVPIVAMETKGAHSLNAAMAAGQLVTLPEITSVAKTLGAKTVGAETLKLAREHPVFSEVVTDQEAVMAIEKFVDDEKILVEPACGAALAAIYSGVVQKLQAEGKLGHALGSLVIIVCGGNNITLAQLQRLKEQLGIQNVMAA; this comes from the exons ATGACTTCTGTCAGGAGCCTGCATGTGAACACCCCCCTGAGGGACAGCGTCCCGCTCTCCAAGGTGGCTGGCACCAATGTCTACCTGAAGCTGGACAATGCTCAGCCCACGGGCTCCTTTAAAATTCGGGGCATCGGCCACCTCTGTAAAACG TGGGCGGAAAGAGGCTGTGAACGCTTCGTATGCTCCTCAG GTGGCAATGCTGGCCTGGCAGCTGCCTACTCTGCCAGGAAACTGGGCATCCCAGCTACCATCCTCGTACCCACGTCCACGCCAGCTTTCACCATCGAGCGGTTGAAGGACGAGGGGGCCACTGTCTGCATTGTGGGAGAG ATGCTGGATGAGACCATAGAACAAGCCAAGGAGCTGGTGAAGAACAACCCTGGCTGGGTCTATGTGCCTCCTTTCGATGATCCCCTCATCTG GGAAGGCCACACGTCCATAGTGAAGGAGCTGAAGGAACACTTGGACTCCAAGCCTGGGGCGCTGGCCCTGTCTGTGGGAGGCGGCGGGATGCTGTGCGGAGTGGTCCAGGGTCTCCGTGAGGTGGGCTGGGAGGATGTGCCCATTGTTGCCATGGAGACCAAAGGGGCGCACAGCCTGAATGCTGCCATGGCTGCTGGACAGCTGGTGACACTGCCAGAAATCACCAG CGTCGCAAAGACACTTGGGGCAAAGACAGTGGGAGCGGAGACGTTGAAGCTGGCCCGAGAGCACCCAGTCTTCTCAGAGGTCGTCACGGACCAGGAGGCAGTCATGGCCATCGAAAAATTTGTGG ACGACGAGAAGATCCTGGTGGAGCCAGCCTGTGGGGCGGCGCTGGCTGCCATCTACAGCGGCGTGGTGCAGAAGCTGCAGGCGGAGGGGAAACTGGGCCATGCCCTGGGCTCCCTGGTGATCATCGTGTGTGGGGGCAACAACATCACGCTGGCCCAGCTGCAGCGCCTCAAGGAGCAGCTGGGCATCCAGAACGTCATGGCGGCCTAG